A segment of the Ipomoea triloba cultivar NCNSP0323 chromosome 1, ASM357664v1 genome:
GTTGGGAAAGTGACTTTGATAAATTTAGTCAAATCTATTACAATTTAAACCGATAAACTTATATAAGatattattatactattttatgaaaaaaaaaattaatttgattaaattgtacttataatataaatatttttaaaaaatgtgggTATCTAacattatcaaaatataatatgccATTTCATACTACTCAGAATTATCATGCAATACAACCTTCCACATTAAGagttttagaaaaatataaagaacagttttttttttaaaaaggtttaCTAATCAACTTGCCAAGACCTTGTGTTCAGATGACATatagtgactctctcatatgtGTACTTCAATAGGTAAAGAAAGTATagataaacagatactacaatgtaatactaaaaaaaaaaaaagtttactaATCAATAACTtcgaagttttaaaaataaataaacaaaaaacttGTGAAAGAATATTTTGGGAATATCCTGAATTTGAGTGAATTTATTAATGTATGACCTTATGCACCCACATGGTCCACATGGAAACATAGACACTCAAACTGAAAACCTCAATTTCACTGTTCACACTAATTATTGTTTGCGTGTATGTTCACAATCACATCTTTGGTCATTTTTAGCCTATAAATACATCCATAACCAATGTTATTAGTACACAACTACATGCTTAGcaataacattttatttataaaaaaaaaaaaatcaaattcagaAAGCCATTAATATAGTAAAACATGGCACTGATGAAATCTCAAACTTCAGTGTTCATAAAATTATTGTTCATCACTCACTGCTTTGCTCAAGATTACGACTTCTTCTACTTCGTTCAACAGGTACGTCTACCTAGTCTAAATTTAGGCGATAATGTATTATTCAATTGTTATATGTGTCTTCATTAATAGTATACTatgttaaataatataattaaggttttgttattattttttgtgtttgtttatgCAGTGGCCAGGATCATATTGTGACACTAGTAGCAGCTGTTGCTACCCTACTACAGGGAAGCCAGCCTCAGACTTTGGCATCCATGGATTATGGCCTAACTACAATGATGGCACTTATCCATCAAACTGTGATTCCAGCAACCCCTATGATGAATCTCAGGTTTCCAAAACTTGAAAAATCTATAGTTAAACTGCACATACGTTTATGCTATATTACTCAAAATTCTGATTTGATTCCGGTTTGGATATTCTGGATGGGTAGATTTCAGACCTGATTAGCAGAATGCAACAAGAATGGCCGACCCTGGCCTGTCCAAGCAGCAACGGCTCGAAGTTCTGGTCGCATGAATGGGAAAAACACGGGACATGTTCTGAGTCTGTACTCGACCAACACTCTTACTTTCAGACCACTTTAAACCTCAAAGATCAAATTGATCTCCTCCAGATTCTTGAGAGTGCAGGTATGGAtcagataataataaaaattcaagaaTCCCTTCAGGAACTGAAAGCTAagaagtgaatatatatattacaggaATCCAGGCGGATGGGAATTCTTACAACCTGAGCAGCATACAAACCGCAATCGAAAATGCAGTGGGATATGCTCCTTGGATAGAATGCAACAGTGATGCAAGTGGCAACATCCAGCTGTACCAGGTTTACTTCTGTGTCGATGCTTGGGGTACTGACTTAATCAAATGCCCTGTTTTCCCCACAGGAACTTGTGCTTCCAGTATTAAGTTCCCATCTTTCGACTATTCTGGGAACTCTTTCATTTGACGCAATAATGAAAACACTTCTTTCAATTCTCTTACAAGGATGTATGTTTTTATAACAGGAAAAATAAGATTGTATTGTAACTGATGTTCTGACTCGATGAAgtctttcttcattttcttttcaatttgcaTTTTGTGTAAGTTTTAGATAAGGGTCCACTTGCAACACGTTTCATtgcttcaaactgttttttaacattaaattttgagtgaattttttaaaatactaaattatgaatatatagtgtATAGTGTTTTACACATTAAAACATGTCATGAACATGTAACAAAGTGAATGTTATAGTGTCTAATttattgatagggaatataccatGGTATTCCGACCTGTATATACTAAGCATCTAATCGGATTCGACTACCCAAGCAGCGAGGATCATTTTCCGACCTTAACCGACCCCGAACGAGCATTAACCGACCCAACTTAAAGATTATCTCCATAGTTGGCTAAAGAAGCTTATGTTCTTACCTTTTTATGCTCGGTCCTGACTTGAGTGATTGACTTCGGCCTCGAACTATAGAGACGGCCTTAACGACGTATGCTAACAGTAACACTTGATCCAAACCTAATAAGTATTGACTACTCAGACATTCCACCATGGTGGAATCTTCACCTTAGACCCTCAGTCCGCCCAGTGCATGAATCACATGTGGTGTACATGCGACCCCCCAACATGTGTCCTTCTAGCATCTCCTATAAATACCATACCAAACACTTGTACAGGACTTTTTTGTGTACTCATAAGTTCGGGAGCCTTTGACCATCGGTCTTGATTTCCAAAGCGACTATATCTCAACTTACAATATCACATACAAATACGTGCACCCATGTGAATTTACCATATCATTTATGAATATTGAACTTTGAGCTCAAACATATAGTGTGTAGTTTTTGAACAACTGACTCTactccaccatataatttgcggttaTATGATATATGGTTGTgaaagatttattatttttggactATAATTTAATATGGGCCGTATATAAACATCTGATCCAAAACTTAATTGGCAACAATTATTGAGCCCATCTTGTGGAATTTATATATGGGCCAATACCAGCATACTAAGTATTATAAGTTTTCTGCTCTTCTATTTCCTTAACAATTAACATGGTGTTTGGTCAATCATTATACTGTAGAACATGGTCCACTTTATAAATTTAATCACTAAcataagtttatatatatatatatatatatatatatatactaaatattaattttttgtatactGAAAATTCATTAGTTAGTATACTACTTAAAATTGAATCTTCATTATACTAAAAACGAACACTTATTAGTTGTTCATATCACgatgtggaccatagtccatagtataatttttcGTGTTCAGTTTGTGGaataagtataaaataaattgtacTTAATGGGATAGGTCTATTTTACTGTTCGATTTGTTTttataatcacataataaaattacatacaATTGTCTATTCCCTTTGCAATGAGAATAGTTATTTCGTAGGACCCAATAGTATTAATTATTCCTGCCTCACCAAGGATAGCTAATTGTATTAAATACTTAAACCACCCTTATAGAATATAACAATGATGTCATCAGATCACAATGTATATTGttatcaactatatatatatatatatatatatatatatatatgtatgtatgtatgtatatgtatatatatgtatatatacatatatacatatgtatatatgtatatatacatatatatacatatacatatacatacatacatatatatatatatatatatatgtatatgtatacattcTTAACTAGcttcaaaatttatcaaattattttgtgTGTTTGGCTATAGGGTTTATTGGTGATTgaacatttgtgtatttttattttttttttgaaggataacatttgtgtattttgatATTGAGGGATGGTTATTCTTAATTAGATTGGCAGTTCATTTTTTAGAATGAACTTATTTTATGGTTTGTTtctacattttattcaaaagaaTATTATTTATGGCAGTAAGTTAGAGGCGTTTGGTGAGAAAATACACCAGAGAATGAGAACCAATAATAGCTGTCCATTTGTCCAGATCTAACGGatcgtaattttttttagaaaaatacagtgacatttttgtaaataattcaaactttggTGTAAGTAATATGTGTTAAAAGTGAAAGTGTGCAAATAAAATCACTTAAAGATAGTGCAACAATtttcacttaatagtgcaaataatttacctttacaCATTGATAATAACATTATGTGCATTTAATATTGTTGCTcgatgtatattatattgttgtactTGCAATACATTTAACTTGtacttttaataaattttacttaCACTTAAGTGCACTCTACGAAACTTTACTTGCAATTTTAACGCAATTTACTTGAacttcaaaatttgaattagttacaaaaatgtcaccgcattttttaaAGTGTTTCTTATCTATTAGATCTAGACAGATAGATGATTGCAATGGGCTCTAATTCATCTCCTGGGCATGTGGTTATCACCTAATATGTCTCCTAACCATCAAATCTTGCATATCAAtagtttggatttgtccacagATTCTCACATGGAAAATGATTCTCATTTGAACTggattatacatacatacatacatacatacatgtatatatatatatatatatatatatacacacacacacacacacacacatttatataatatattatatttattacagTATATATGAGACGAcgacgacaacaacaacaataatagagttaattccttttttagTCATACTTTTATCAAGGGTTGTTGACTTTTAGTCTAGCATGaaaaattttgtcatatttagaccactttttttttttaccatgccacttttagtccttcgtCATGTTTGGCGTTAGTTGACCATCTAAAccaagggtatttatgtcttttcatcttatcttcttctccttttacCATTTGAAAGGTACTCTTTCACGTACCACCTCCGAAGAGCGCGAAATTGTGAGGGACATAAAGGAGAAGCTGGCATACATAGCGCTAGACTATGAGTAGGCCAAAACTAGAGGCTTCGAAAACCAGTTATTCAATGGAGAAGAGCTAGGAGTCATTCCAACCCAAAAGTCTCGTTTCAATGGAGAAAAGCTATGAATGCTTCTACTTTTCGGAATAGAATGAAGTCTTAATCCAGCCAAGCTCATGGCATCCATGAAACCACGTACAACTCCATCATGAAGTGCGGTGTTGACATCAAGAAAGACCTCTACGACAACATCGTCCTCAGCAGCAACACCACCATGTTCCTCGCCATCTATCACTGACCGAATGAGTAAGGAAATCACTGCCTTGGCTCTTAGAAGCATGAAGATCAAGGTCTTCGCTACGCTTGAGAAGAAATTATTGAgaatattaatttcattgtttgattaaaattggaatgataaaaaaaataatgagtataaagactaaaatactcatacataatgataatgataataacagTAATAAAGACAAAATTGTCCATACTTTCTTCCCAGCTctcataaaaaagaaaataccaCTCCATCCTAGGAAAACTTTATCctcaaaattaagaaaaacattttcatgttgaaaaaaaatttcgtgaaccaaatagaaaaaagttagaattttcttcaaatttaagaaaaattttcCATCAAACCAAAATACTCTATAAATAGTGTAGACTTATGGaccacatttatatttacaccTACATAACGTACCTCCAGTACAACTTTAAACACATATTGTCAATAGCTTATGATACCGACCCCACGGCTTAATGTAATGCTTCGTCATCTAATTtaatgtcaaaattaaaagtagtagtGTGGAGTCCGATCTGAATCTTTTAAACCCAATTACATCTGCATTGACTTTAATAAGAGTGAGGTATTGTAGaattagaattaattaaataaaattgggatgacctaaaaaagaaaaactatgaATCCTACTATAGAGGCTGCAACGacttgttcaaaaaaaaaaaaaaaaaaaaaaaaaaaggagctgCAACGACTTTTCTTAGTCTAAAAATTCCTTAGGTAGCCCTAGGCTGCAGCCGCGTgtaatgttttgtttaattttctcGCCCTTCCTAGGGATTGTTGACTTCTCTACCTTCcatatttttctcttctttcaaTAATCAATACTTGATCGGATCTAAATATTATTTCCATATTTGAAACAAAACCAATACGTATTGCTATGGCTCTAAAATATTAGGCACGTTTAACTGTACACAATTTTATACCAATATTTCATGATGCATGTGACAAGTCGAcaagatacaaaatttattcGTCCACCACGCGGTAAAATATTAATTGCTTCAAATAACCATTACCactaaagtattaaaaaaatgaaataatttcatCTATTGCTATTACACATGAGTGAGATTTACTCAAAACACACCATTAAATAGTGATTGTTGGTAATGACAGCTCAattggtaagagagttacacctgcaaCCGAGAGGTCgtgggcgagggtttactcactaCTCACATAGTCAGGAGTGAGGTTTACCTCGTTAGTTaatctaaaaaaacaaaaataaataatgattgTTGGTTTCTATTGTCATTTAagcaaaatatgaaatatgctATAAAAATGTTATAGTTAACACtatttatttactaaaaaaaatcctCTAAGTATgaccaataaaaaataaaagatgtatatattttcaccttcaatattatttatttagtcataatataatatttataataaattaaactaatcataataaataagaaaataaggaaaccctaatgctgcctcccttttctctctaaaacaaaagcttttctctgctgctcaacttcggcttccaccgccggcctccggccggagctctaatggagctttgagccggcggttttggtcaccttctacgtttactctcgctcttcttccgctcCGACCACCGTCGNCCCGCATGGGCGACTGCTGTGCGCATACGCACACAACAACTAATGATTATAAAATTGATATGTCAGATTTTATTGTGCTTTGAACCCTTCTTTTAATTTCcccttctctctcctctcctctctcctTGTATATGTACTGTACCAAAAATCACCAAATATGCATTGGTGTATATGCTCTTAGCCTACTACAATCAGaagattttctcaaaaaaaaaaaaaaaaaaaaaaaaaaggaggctGCAACGACTTTTCTTAGTCTAAAAATTCCTTAGGTAGCCCTAGGCTGCAGCCGCGTgtaatgttttgtttaattttctcGCCCTTCCTAGGGATTGTTGACTTCTCTACCTTCcatatttttctcttctttcaaTAATCAATACTTGATCGGATCTAAATATTATTTCCATATTTGAAACAAAACCAATACGTATTGCTATGGCTCTAAAATATTAGGCACGTTTAACTGTACACAATTTTATACCAATATTTCATGATGCATGTGACAAGTCGAcaagatacaaaatttattcGTCCACCACGCGGTAAAATATTAATTGCTTCAAATAACCATTACCactaaagtattaaaaaaatgaaataatttcatCTATTGCTATTACACATGAGTGAGATTTACTCAAAACACACCATTAAATAGTGATTGTTGGTAATGACAGCTCAattggtaagagagttacacctgcaaCCGAGAGGTCgtgggcgagggtttactcactaCTCACATAGTCAGGAGTGAGGTTTACCTCGTTAGTTaatctaaaaaaacaaaaataaataatgattgTTGGTTTCTATTGTCATTTAagcaaaatatgaaatatgctATAAAAATGTTATAGTTAACACtatttatttactaaaaaaaatcctCTAAGTATgaccaataaaaaataaaagatgtatatattttcaccttcaatattatttatttagtcataatataatatttataataaattaaactaatcataataaataagaaaataaggaaaccctaatgctgcctcccttttctctctaaaacaaaagcttttctctgctgctcaacttc
Coding sequences within it:
- the LOC116000160 gene encoding extracellular ribonuclease LE-like; protein product: MALMKSQTSVFIKLLFITHCFAQDYDFFYFVQQWPGSYCDTSSSCCYPTTGKPASDFGIHGLWPNYNDGTYPSNCDSSNPYDESQISDLISRMQQEWPTLACPSSNGSKFWSHEWEKHGTCSESVLDQHSYFQTTLNLKDQIDLLQILESAGIQADGNSYNLSSIQTAIENAVGYAPWIECNSDASGNIQLYQVYFCVDAWGTDLIKCPVFPTGTCASSIKFPSFDYSGNSFI